In Solanum pennellii chromosome 7, SPENNV200, the following are encoded in one genomic region:
- the LOC107024121 gene encoding protein NOI4 isoform X1 yields MSQEKGRPLPKFGEWDVNDPASAEGFTVIFNKARDEKKTGGKPDSPSKADGNRKEGEEPLKPQTKKWFCCMQSPHAES; encoded by the exons CAGGAAAAGGGTCGACCATTGCCTAAGTTTGGTGAATGGGATGTCAATGATCCAGCTTCTGCAGAGGGATTTACTGTGATTTTCAACAAGGCTAGGGATGAGAAAAAAACTGGTGGCAAGCCAGACTCACCATCAAAGGCTGATGGTAATAGAAAGGAAGGAGAAGAACCTTTAAAACCTCAAACT AAAAAATGGTTTTGCTGTATGCAGAGCCCTCATGCAGAATCTTGA
- the LOC107024121 gene encoding protein NOI4 isoform X2, with the protein MSEKGRPLPKFGEWDVNDPASAEGFTVIFNKARDEKKTGGKPDSPSKADGNRKEGEEPLKPQTKKWFCCMQSPHAES; encoded by the exons GAAAAGGGTCGACCATTGCCTAAGTTTGGTGAATGGGATGTCAATGATCCAGCTTCTGCAGAGGGATTTACTGTGATTTTCAACAAGGCTAGGGATGAGAAAAAAACTGGTGGCAAGCCAGACTCACCATCAAAGGCTGATGGTAATAGAAAGGAAGGAGAAGAACCTTTAAAACCTCAAACT AAAAAATGGTTTTGCTGTATGCAGAGCCCTCATGCAGAATCTTGA